A stretch of the Rosa rugosa chromosome 5, drRosRugo1.1, whole genome shotgun sequence genome encodes the following:
- the LOC133712972 gene encoding replication protein A 32 kDa subunit B isoform X2 translates to MNVSQFDGSAAFHGGGFMPPAANPTPEHSFFPSKNRDVQALLPVTLKQISDAIAGENGKSDFSIDGVDVSTVKLVGVVQEFVGRCTDATFTLDDGTGRIECNRWCQEQIDTAEIEEISNGMYVRVHGRLKTFQGKKTIQVFSVRPVDDYNEIASHFIECMYVHFFNSKLPKPQVGVGVTTQPYMTIPPNQVSGQHSLYGQRSIEERVLQVLNQPLYL, encoded by the exons ATGAACGTGAGCCAGTTCGACGGAAGCGCCGCCTTCCACGGCGGTGGCTTCATGCCCCCCGCCGCCAACCCAACCCCCGAACACTCTTTCTTTCCTTCCAAG AATCGCGACGTCCAAGCACTGCTTCCAGTGACCCTTAAGCAGATCAGCGACGCCATTGCCGGCGAAAATGGTAAAAGCGATTTCTCTATTGACGGCGTCGATGTGTCCact gtTAAGCTTGTGGGAGTAGTGCAGGAGTTTGTTGGAAGATGTACAGATGCTACTTTCACTCTTGATGACGGGACCGGCCGGATTGAATGCAACCGATG GTGTCAGGAGCAAATAGACACTGCCGAAATCGAAGAAATCTC GAACGGAATGTACGTTCGGGTTCATGGGCGCTTGAAAACCTTTCAAGGGAAGAAGACCATACAAGTGTTCTCTGTTAG GCCTGTGGATGACTATAATGAGATTGCAAGCCACTTTATCGAGTGTATGTACGTACATTTCTTCAACAGCAAGTTACCG AAACCACAGGTTGGTGTAGGTGTCACAACTCAGCCATatatgacaattccaccaaatCAG GTATCTGGACAACATAGCCTCTATGGACAGAGGAGCATTGAAGAAAGGGTCTTACAAGTTTTGAACCAGCCTTTATACCTGTGA
- the LOC133712972 gene encoding replication protein A 32 kDa subunit B isoform X1 translates to MNVSQFDGSAAFHGGGFMPPAANPTPEHSFFPSKNRDVQALLPVTLKQISDAIAGENGKSDFSIDGVDVSTVKLVGVVQEFVGRCTDATFTLDDGTGRIECNRWCQEQIDTAEIEEISNGMYVRVHGRLKTFQGKKTIQVFSVRPVDDYNEIASHFIECMYVHFFNSKLPKPQVGVGVTTQPYMTIPPNQVSGQHSLYGQRSIEERVLQVLNQPLYLSRDAGAKAEDIAQQLKVPVKDVIHAASNLAHVGSIYEIDTLHYKSLANG, encoded by the exons ATGAACGTGAGCCAGTTCGACGGAAGCGCCGCCTTCCACGGCGGTGGCTTCATGCCCCCCGCCGCCAACCCAACCCCCGAACACTCTTTCTTTCCTTCCAAG AATCGCGACGTCCAAGCACTGCTTCCAGTGACCCTTAAGCAGATCAGCGACGCCATTGCCGGCGAAAATGGTAAAAGCGATTTCTCTATTGACGGCGTCGATGTGTCCact gtTAAGCTTGTGGGAGTAGTGCAGGAGTTTGTTGGAAGATGTACAGATGCTACTTTCACTCTTGATGACGGGACCGGCCGGATTGAATGCAACCGATG GTGTCAGGAGCAAATAGACACTGCCGAAATCGAAGAAATCTC GAACGGAATGTACGTTCGGGTTCATGGGCGCTTGAAAACCTTTCAAGGGAAGAAGACCATACAAGTGTTCTCTGTTAG GCCTGTGGATGACTATAATGAGATTGCAAGCCACTTTATCGAGTGTATGTACGTACATTTCTTCAACAGCAAGTTACCG AAACCACAGGTTGGTGTAGGTGTCACAACTCAGCCATatatgacaattccaccaaatCAG GTATCTGGACAACATAGCCTCTATGGACAGAGGAGCATTGAAGAAAGGGTCTTACAAGTTTTGAACCAGCCTTTATACCT TTCAAGGGATGCGGGAGCAAAAGCTGAGGATATTGCCCAACAACTGAAAGTACCAGTGAAAGATGTCATACATGCTGCTAGTAATCTTGCTCATGTAGGCAGTATTTACGAGATCGATACGTTGCACTATAAATCTCTTGCCAATGGTTGA